The following coding sequences are from one Rutidosis leptorrhynchoides isolate AG116_Rl617_1_P2 chromosome 11, CSIRO_AGI_Rlap_v1, whole genome shotgun sequence window:
- the LOC139875777 gene encoding uncharacterized protein: MATTRYASSPESLQANLRSHEWITVGAWNRTLDLHYEGPREEYIKIGVCLYEASIKCDWKLAKKIFDTKPEFVRYAITENGETALHVSASAKGHKKTEEFVQHLVDIMTEDDLTLQNKNHNTAFYLAAAAGNNTTVKIMMAKNKALLTIPGAGIMMPLYAAAVYGYYDVVKYLYENTNLYDDGWNLRNRGGLLEKCVENDMFDIAQLMVEKHPELATNGNALRILASKPEKFSVKINILTRGIIIRDSVLVFLRLKKGAPEKEDLALLLLRTIWQAIAKKPKKEIDNILRGPPDPIKEQNKSALGWFDQATRLQLLISEYVVKMNVETNDIRPTEDDTRVSGMGNEAQRLQNLIFRHLVQMHDETHNVIKGGPTSIKLDNKPLTGKEYQAVELHKLISRHIVEMHNVTRNIIKITQGDGESPLKLRNVISKYINNLCKGADKINVRGTQRTYSSRVPFIAAEVGNTNFIVELIRQYPDLMWQKNDENQTIFHVAVKNRHEGIYNLLYEIGAMKDLITPLRDKQDNHMLHLVGLIFKQEQIQNVSRVGLQMQRELLWFKEVQKIVPPSYKERKNADNLTPHELFTKEHKDLVRQDEKWMKTIAGQCMVVAALIATMVFTAAYTIPGGYDQDNGIPIFHSEIAYKIFIVADAISLLSSTTSILYMFVSVFFSSNYSEIDFLETLPKKLILGLLYLSISIISMLIAISVGFFILYQNGTLWMPIVISVFALFPFYRSFKMFCLLLDGVIRLEIGSRFLFKPKKPVLYYKNPRV, from the exons ATGGCGACTACTCGCTACGCGAGCagcccggagtcattgcaggcgaatCTCCGTAGCCATGAATGGATAACTGTGGGTGCCTggaatcgaacccttgacctccactATGAAG GTCCCAGGGAGGAATACATCAAAATCGGCGTCTGTCTTTATGAAGCATCCATCAAGTGTGATTGGAAATTGGCTAAAAAAATATTTGATACGAAACCAGAGTTCGTAAGGTATGCAATCACTGAAAATGGGGAAACTGCACTTCACGTCTCTGCATCCGCCAAAGGCCACAAAAAAACAGAAGAGTTCGTGCAGCATCTGGTAGATATTATGACAGAGGACGATTTGACACTGCAAAATAAAAATCACAATACTGCATTCTATTTAGCAGCAGCAGCTGGAAACAATACAACTGTTAAAATAATGATGGCAAAGAACAAGGCCTTGCTGACAATCCCTGGTGCAGGAATTATGATGCCATTGTATGCGGCTGCCGTGTATGGATATTATGATGTAGTCAAGTATCTTTATGAGAATACCAATTTGTATGATGATGGTTGGAATCTTCGTAATCGTGGTGGGCTTCTTGAGAAATGTGTCGAGAATGATATGTTTG ATATCGCACAACTTATGGTGGAGAAGCACCCAGAACTTGCTACTAATGGGAATGCACTGAGAATTTTGGCTAGTAAGCCTGAGAAGTTTTCTGTCAAAATAAATATTCTCACCCGAGGAATCATCATTAGGG actCAGTTCTTGTGTTCCTTCGTTTAAAAAAGGGAGCTCCTGAAAAGGAAGATTTagcattattattgttaagaaCCATTTGGCAAGCTATTGCAAAAAAGCCCAAGAAAGAAATTGACAATATACTCAGAGGTCCACCTGATCCGATTAAAGAACAGAACAAGTCGGCTCTTGGATGGTTCGATCAAGCTACACGACTACAACTACTCATATCTGAATATGTTGTCAAGATGAATGTTGAAACCAATGATATACGGCCAACAGAAGACGATACACGAGTCTCTGGAATGGGAAATGAAGCTCAGAGGCTACAAAATCTTATTTTTAGGCACCTTGTACAAATGCATGATGAAACTCATAACGTTATCAAAGGTGGCCCAACGTCGATAAAGCTAGACAACAAGCCACTCACCGGTAAGGAATATCAGGCTGTTGAACTACACAAGCTGATATCCAGACATATTGTGGAAATGCATAACGTAACACGTAACATAATCAAGATAACTCAAGGGGATGGTGAATCACCTTTGAAGCTACGAAACGTCATTTCAAAATATATTAACAATCTGTGTAAAGGAGCCGACAAAATTAATGTAAGGGGTACACAACGAACATATTCTTCTCGGGTACCTTTTATTGCTGCAGAAGTGGGAAATACTAATTTTATAGTTGAGCTCATTCGTCAGTATCCTGATCTCATGTGGCAGAAAAATGATGAAAATCAAACTATCTTTCACGTTGCCGTCAAGAATCGCCACGAGGGTATCTACAACTTGTTGTACGAGATAGGCGCAATGAAGGACTTGATAACTCCTTTAAGAGATAAACAAGACAACCATATGTTGCATTTAGTAGGGTTGATTTTTAAACAAGAGCAAATCCAGAATGTATCTCGGGTTGGTTTGCAAATGCAACGAGAACTTCTATGGttcaag GAGGTGCAAAAAATAGTCCCTCCTTCTTACAAGGAAAGGAAGAATGCAGATAATCTAACACCACATGAGCTATTCACCAAAGAACACAAAGATTTAGTTAGACAAGATGAAAAATGGATGAAAACAATAGCCGGTCAATGTATGGTTGTTGCGGCGCTTATTGCCACCATGGTATTTACTGCGGCTTACACAATTCCTGGTGGTTACGATCAAGACAATGGTATCCCTATTTTCCATTCAGAAATAGCTTATAAGATATTCATTGTGGCAGATGCCATTTCTCTACTCTCATCTACAACATCAATTCTCTACATGTTCGTATCAGTCTTCTTCTCATCTAATTATTCTGAGATTGATTTCTTGGAAACTTTACCCAAGAAGTTGATACTAGGTCTTTTATATCTTTCCATATCTATAATATCCATGTTGATTGCTATTAGTGTCGGCTTTTTCATCCTATACCAAAATGGAACATTATGGATGCCAATCGTTATAAGTGTATTTGCTTTGTTTCCATTCTACCGATCATTCAAAATGTTTTGTCTTTTGTTGGATGGTGTAATTCGCTTGGAAATCGGTTCTAGGTTCCTCTTTAAGCCCAAGAAACCGGTTTTGTACTATAAAAATCCTAGGGTCTAA